DNA sequence from the Eulemur rufifrons isolate Redbay chromosome 6, OSU_ERuf_1, whole genome shotgun sequence genome:
CTCCCTGGCTGTCATGGAGCCCTGTGCCACCCTCCTTGTCCCCAGCTTCTGCAGACTGCCTTCCCACCCCCTCTCCCTGGGCCCTCACTGCCCACTGGTCCCGGCCGACATCGCTGTGGACCAAACCACTGGGCTGGCAGGGCAGCAACTGTTTCCCTCCTCAAGGTGAGGTCCCAGCCCTCTTGCCTTGGCATAAAAACACCTTTAGGAAGGAGCCAAGTGGCTGTGTCCCCTCTCTGTCCTTGTTCCCATCTTCTGCCTCCTGGTCATCCCCTCTCACTGTCCACCCACTGGTGTGGCCACACCGTATGTCTTGGCGGTACAGAAGTGCTCTGAGCGCCAGGCTGACACAGATGAGCCACGGCCCCACCCTGGTCTGACCTGcagcctcccctcctcttcctcacggCAGGCCCATCCTCCGCACGCGCCCACCACGGCCCCTCTGCTCGTCACCCGCCTTTCCATCGCGTTGCCTCCTGGGGGGGGGGTCCGCCTGCTTCCTCCCCCCCCAGTGCCCGCGCTCGTCTCCCCCTTGAGGTTGGCTCACCTGCCTCTGGGTCCCTGGGGCTTTGCTGTCGCCCCGAAGCCCTCCCGGCCGGGCCGGGCCAGCTTCCCGCTTGCGTTCTCCTTGATGTCCGTCTGCAGGCCCGTCATTCCTGACCCCCCAGCGTCTTTGTGTGCCATGGCTCGGCATGGTCCTCTGCTCATCAGGGCTTGTCCCCTGGTCACCAagcatggtggcaggtgcctcTGTCTTGTCCCCACGTGTCACTGCAGGTGGCACGGCCACACCCCAGCTCCGTGTGCCCCCGTCTTTTCCTGGACCACGCGGGGCGACCGCCACGTGCCGAGAAGCTGAGCTGTGGGAGCCAGAGGAGGCCGCAGACCAGGCTGAGGCTGCCTGTCGGGAAGTGATTTGCCGTCTCTGAGCGGCTCCCTGGCCgcctctgtccccacccagcTGCTTTGGGGTGTGAGTCGCGCTTCCTTCTGGCTGGCTTTTCTTTCCCCTCGCTGTGTCAGACCTGACCCCCTGCACACCTCACTCCCTGGGCAAGTGGGGTTTGCTGACTTGACCTCTGACACCAGTAGAGCACAAAGGGACCTTGGGGGCCCACGTAAGGGTCGGGGGTGCCCACTCTGCCAGGTGAGGACAAACTGCCAGCTCTGTCTCATAATTCAAGGGCAAGACACACTAACAGTGAAAAGTGGAATAAATGTGCCTCAGAGAGAAGTGATCCTGTGGTCTGTCGTCTTCATTCCTGGGGATTTGAGGGAGTTTTGTCTGGAGCTGACCCGGCCCACAGGCTGGCTGTGGGTTCCGGTGCTATAAACCCTCCCCCTTCCCGTCCTCAGCCTTGGGGGGTCCCGTGTCCCCCTCGTCCACCCGCCAGGGCTGGCTTGGGCAGGGCAGTGACAGTCACGGCTTCCTGCTGCCCGGCCCTTCCCTGCCCAGGTGCCTGAGGACAATGGGGTGAGGGTAGCGTCGCCTCATGGGGGCGAGTGAGTGGACGTGAGGTGCTCAGAATGCGCAGCTTGGCGCGGTCACAGCCCAGCGGGGGCAGCCGCGCTGTGTGCAGGTGCCGGCGATGGTCCCACGGCACGCCTGGCAGGGCCACCCGCCCTGAAGTGCCCTCCCGCGAGGCGGAGGTGAAGTGGAGTCcactccctgggccttgggctcccGGGCAGCCTCTGGAAAGGCCCTCCTCAGGCCCAGCCGACAGCGCCCCCTTTCCTGTCCTGTCCTCGTCCTCCCTGTGTTGCCTGTCGGTGTGCAGCAGGTCACCCTAAAACTTCTTCGCCAAAATAGCGGTAGTGCCTGGTTGTCTGGTGACTGTGGTGGGAGCGGGAGCCGGCCCAGCGGGGGTGGCCGTCTGCCCTGCTGCGCCGTGTGGGGCTGGGGCCGCCCGCGCCTGAGGCCCCCTCAGGGCAGCGCTGGCGTGAGGAGGGCCTGGCAGGGCCGACTGCCCGGGACACTGCGTGTGGCCTCACCAGGCACCGAGCTTCCTCACCACAGCAGCGGTGCCGGATGCGAACGGACGCGGGGGCCGGGGGTGTTTAGGCAGAAGCTGCTTCCTTGCTGTGTGCCTGGACCGAGAAGTCAGCTGGCGTCGCTTCCGACACAGTGTCACAGGCTCCAGTCCAGGGTCACAGGGAGACACGGCCCCACGTCCCAGGGGGCGGCGCTGAGCACAGGCCGGCCGTCTTCCAGGTTCCAGGCAGAAAGCAGCAGGACCTCGGGTGAGGGGCAGGGTGTCTGAGGCTCCCTGGCCCTGGAAGCCCGGATGGGACCCCTTGTGGGCCAGTGCTGACAAGGGGGGACGTTTCTGGGAAAGCTTGATCTTTCCAAGACAAAACCTTGCTAATGGAATCcatgatttattaaataatctgGGCATAGCAGGAAACAAGATTAGCACATGGGAAAGTAGCATAGAAAAAATAACTGGTCACAACTGTCCAAACGAGCGTGCTCTGCCCTGCAGGGCCAGGCTGGCTGCAGCCCAGCGGGCGGAGACGCGTCCGGAATCTGCCGCGGGAACGCCGTGCCTGCGGCCGGGCTAGTCCACGTCCACGTCCACCACCAGCGGCGTCATGTAGTCCGAGTGTTTGATGCCGAAGGTGACGATGGGGGCGCAGGGCTTGGTCATGGTCACCTGGGAGAGGAGAGGCGGTGAGGGCCGCTGCACCCGTCCCCACCCTGCAGACCGTCTGCCCTGGCTGGGGCCCCGCTAAGCCCAGGCCCGAGGCGGCCACGCACCAGGGCTGTTGCCGGATGTGGACACGGAGCAGCAGGGCGGGGCCCCGGCCCTGTGTCCTTGAAGGGTTGTCACTGGGGCTAGTGCTGCTGAGGAATGGGGTCCTCCGGGCTcaggcccttcccctccccctctcccagcTATGCCCCTGCCTCGGGCTGTGTACCCCCCAAGGCTGTGTCCTCACCCCTCCAGCCCGTATCCCCCTCTGTGTACCCCCCAAGGCTGTGTCCTCACCCCTCCAGCCCGTATCCCCCTCTGTGTATCCCCCAAGGCTGTGTCCTCacctcaccctccccagcccGTATCCCCCCTGGGCtgtgtccccctcccctgccccaccccccccccTGCTGTGCTCCCACCCCCCCCATCCCCCGAGGCTGTGTCCCCCTACACTGGGCTGTGTCCCCCCTCCTGACCCCACTTTCCTGGGCCTGCGCTCTCCAACTCCAGGCCACccactgggccacagagctccacaccccccccaccccctttccccaccatctgtgggaaaattgtcttccaagaaattggtccctggtgcccaaaaggttggggaccacgaCTGTAGGCCATGTCCCCCAGCGCGCTCTCCCACACCCCACCCAGGCTGTGCCCCCCGCCCCCTGGGCCTGTGCTCTTCCCAGACCTTCTCAGGGCTGTGGGCTCCCGGTCCTGGCTTGAGGGTCTTGTCCCCCGGGGGCTGCACCCGGGCAGCCATGGTGTACTGTGGAGCCTTGATCTTGGTCACCTGCACGTCGGTCTGACGGTAGGCCGCGGGACCCGGGGTCTGCGGGGCAGGGGAGGCTCAGACGGGCCCAGCCTGCCAGGGCTCGCGGCGCCAGGGGGCGGGCCAGCAGCCTGGGACAGCGCCTGTGCGCCAGAGTCCCCTCCCGCCTTCTGACACACTGAGGGGACCACGCCCACTGCGTGGGGGACACCTTCCCGTGGGAGATCCTGGCCTCGCTCGGGCAGCGCCGTGCCTCCGTGAGCCCGAGTGTGTGTGGCCCCCGGCCAGTGGGGACGCGTCCTGTTGGGCGGGAGGGCCGTGCCCGGGCTGGGGATCAACGGTGGGTTTCAGGCCCCTCAGTGGCCCCAGGCACAGGCCCAGCCTCTGCACTGGCAGTTTCCGAAGCCGAAACTCTTCCCCCAAATGGCTCGCggctcattttctccttttccctcctcccacGCTGCTCGAGACTGCCTCTCCCCTCCAGACGGCGCCGCGGAAATCCCTTCTGTGCGTGTCCTGTGTCCTCGGCACTGCGCCTGCCGCCGGCCCGGCCTCGCCCCCCTGGGCTGTTGTCCACCCGTCCCACCACGGCAGTGTCGCCCGGCACCTGGCAGggacccagggcagggctggggggccgAGGGGTGTCAGCAGGGCAGGGTCAAGCCAGTGGTCCTGGGTTCGGGGGAGGGGTCTCGTGGGGGGCAGTGCTGCGCCCTTGGCGGGTGTGACCCTTGCCTTGTGCAGGTCGTCGCTGAAGCTGCCCAGCTTGCTGCGGCCCTTGATGGAGAAGGAGGGCTGGGAGACCTTGCCCACGGTGTGGGGCCCCGTCACGACGGGCAGCATGTACGCGGCCGGCCCTGCGGGTGCACGCAGAGCCTCAGGCCAGAGTGGCCCACAGGTTCCTTCCCCGGGGTTCTCCCCACTGTGCCGCCCGGCCCACGCACCCCGTCCCGGACCTCCCGTCCCGCTGCCGGGGGCTGTCTGGGCCGCACAGACCTGGGGTGCTGTCCACTCGGAAGGTCTTGGTCCGGGCAGAGATGGAGTGGCTGGGCGCGGAGTCGAACACGTGCTTGGCGGATTTCTCTGGAAAGTAGTCACCTGGGGGAGGAGCGGGGGGAGGGTGCTGGGACAGCGAGGGTACCTGGCTGAGTTTGGGGGCTCAAGGAGGACTCCTCGATATTCCAGGCACGGAGCCTCTGGGCCCCCACACAGATGGTGGCCGGGTCTGGCTGGGGGGTGTCCACGGTGGACACGCTAGCTGTGGACCTGGGGGACAAAGCTCGTTTCTGCGCAGGGACGGTGGGACCTGAGGTGTGTCAGGCCCCTGGACCAGGCGGAGAAAGGCCAGGTTGGAGCTTCTCTGCCCAGGCCTGATGGCGCCCCCCCGAGAGCagacggggcggggcggggccgaggcgggggccggggccgaggcggggcggggccggggccgggggcggggccgaggcGGGGTGGGGccgaggcgggggcggggccgaggcgggccggggccgggggcggggccgaggcggggggcggggccggggccgaggcggggcggggccgaggcggggcggggccgaggcggggcggggccgag
Encoded proteins:
- the CIMAP1A gene encoding ciliary microtubule associated protein 1A isoform X1, encoding MAEELWVGAWRPHRPRGPIMALYSSPGPKYLIPPTTGFVKHTPTKLRAPAYSFRGAPMLLAENCSPGPRYNVNPKILRTGKDLGPAFSILGRYHTKTTLTPGPGDYFPEKSAKHVFDSAPSHSISARTKTFRVDSTPGPAAYMLPVVTGPHTVGKVSQPSFSIKGRSKLGSFSDDLHKTPGPAAYRQTDVQVTKIKAPQYTMAARVQPPGDKTLKPGPGAHSPEKVTMTKPCAPIVTFGIKHSDYMTPLVVDVDVD
- the CIMAP1A gene encoding ciliary microtubule associated protein 1A isoform X2, whose protein sequence is MAEELWVGAWRPHRPRGPIMALYSSPGPKYLIPPTTGFVKHTPTKLRAPAYSFRGAPMLLAENCSPGPRYNVNPKILRTGKDLGPAFSILGRYHTKTTLTPGPGDYFPEKSAKHVFDSAPSHSISARTKTFRVDSTPGPAAYMLPVVTGPHTVGKVSQPSFSIKGRSKLGSFSDDLHKVTMTKPCAPIVTFGIKHSDYMTPLVVDVDVD